Proteins from one Chloroflexota bacterium genomic window:
- the trxA gene encoding thioredoxin: MSSIQHVTEDTFQETLLDSALPVLVDFTAVWCGPCKMLEPIVEELASEWQDKVNVVKLDVDHNQSIAMQYMVMGVPTLILFQNGEPKERLTGYKPKKHIIKKISPYLK; this comes from the coding sequence ATGAGTTCTATTCAACATGTTACCGAAGACACTTTTCAGGAAACATTACTCGATTCGGCGCTACCGGTATTGGTAGATTTTACGGCGGTTTGGTGTGGTCCGTGCAAAATGTTGGAACCTATCGTCGAAGAATTGGCAAGCGAGTGGCAAGATAAAGTTAATGTGGTAAAGCTCGATGTAGACCACAACCAATCTATAGCGATGCAATATATGGTTATGGGCGTCCCCACCTTAATCTTATTCCAAAATGGCGAACCCAAAGAACGCCTGACGGGCTATAAACCCAAGAAGCATATTATAAAAAAGATTTCGCCCTATTTGAAGTAA